The following coding sequences lie in one Spinacia oleracea cultivar Varoflay chromosome 1, BTI_SOV_V1, whole genome shotgun sequence genomic window:
- the LOC130463157 gene encoding uncharacterized protein: MVDIAANVKRVVLLREAKNVGYKRRNVNQSQGGAKKPNQGYQGNQRRNDVGNKGQGYRGNQNNRAQECAKCGRRGHAESECRVGSNTCFRCGSHDHYIRDCPKQCY, translated from the exons atggttgatattgcagctaaCGTAAAGCGAGTGGTACTgcttcgagaagcgaagaatgttgggtataaaaggaggAATGTAAACCAGAgtcaaggaggagcaaagaagcctaaccaaggcTATCAGGGAAACCAAAGGAGGAACGATGTTGGAAACAAAGGACAAGGTTATCGTGGAAATCAGAATAATAGGGCACAAGAATGTGCCAAGTGTGGGAGAAGAGGCCACGCCGAGAGTGAATGCcgtgtaggatcgaacacttgttTTCGATGTGGGAGCCATGATCATTACATCAGAGATTGTCCGAAGCAG TGTTATTGA